The window TGCAGATATGGTTTGCGTGGATTTAGAAGATGCAGTTGCTTTAGATCGAAAAGCAGAAGCCCGGGCTCTTACCCTACCTTTATTTCGGAACCCAACCCATAGCCATGTGGAGCAACTGGTTCGGATCAACAGCCTCAGTACTATCAATGGGCTGAAAGATATTCAGGCCATTACGGAGAGTGACACTCCCCCTCCTGCTCTTATGATTCCTAAAGTTAAATCTGCAGAAGAAATTCAACTTCTGGAAGAGCTGTTGAGTGGTCCCTGTAAGCATATCCGATTCCACGTGATCATCGAAACCAATCAAGGCTTAAAGAGGGTCCATGAAATTGCCCAGGCATCCCCTCGGGTTGACTCCTTAATTCTCGGTGCGGTGGACATGTCGGCAGATTTACGTTGCTCAAAAACCTGGGAAGCTCTGCTTTATACCCGCTCCCGTATGGTCCATGCTGCCGCAAGTGCCGGCATTGATCTTCTGGATGTACCTTATTTAAACCTCGAAGATGAAGCCGGTCTACGTCAGGAAGCTACCGCCAGTGCCAGTCTCGGTTTTACCGGTAAAGCTGCCATTCACCCCAAACAACTGGCTATTATCCACGAGGCGTTTTCTCCAAGTGAAGCCCTGATAGCCCGGGCTCGAAAAATCATTGAAGCTTTTAACAAAAACCCCGAGGGTCTTCTGGTTGTAGAGGGTGAACTGATCGAGCTACCTGTTATCCGATCCATGTATCGGATACTTGCCATTGCAGAGCGGATTTCCAGGAAATCAACCTGATCGGCCCCAAGAGCTCTGTTTGAGGATAGGGTTTTCCCGGAACAGGAGGAAAGGGTTAGAATAAAGAGCTACTCTTGTATAAGAAAGAGCCCTGGAAGGCCACCCCGATACTTATTTTCTTAGTAGGGCGAGACATCGCTTCGCCCTACTTGGGGGTCATGTCCGCAGGCCCGAGAAAAAAGAAATAATCTCTCGATTTGCCAGTTCGGGTTGTTCGTAGTGTACGAAATGCCCGGCCTCTTCAGCAGGGTCAAAGCGATAATTCATAAAGTAATCTCCAAGACGATCGGCCCATTCCACTTTAAGCACTTTATCACTGACCCCCCAAAGTACCCGGGTTGGAGTCTCGATTTTCGGTAGTTTGGGTGGGCCATGGCGGATAATCTCTGTTCTGGCTTTATGGGCACTGATATACCAGTTGAATCCACCCTGGAGGTTACCCGGTCTCATAAAGTTATCGATCCAGGCATCGAAGTCTTCATCAAAGGAACCAGCTTTATGGGCCCAATGATCCAGGAAGTGGCGAAAGTAGATTTCGCAGGTTTGTCTGCTGAAACCGACTAAAGAAGCTGCCCAGGGTTGTTGATGGAAGGATTGATACCAGATTTCTTTGAGATGATCTGGATCCGCCCAACGCTGGCCGATTCCCGGATAAGGGCAGTTGAAAAAGAATAGCCCCAGGAGACGGTTCGAATATTTCCGGGCAAAAGCCTGAGCCACATAAGCGCCCACGTCGTGGCTGACAATTCCGAATTTATCTAAACCCAGGGCATCCGCCAACCCCTGCAGGTCTTCAACTAAAACTTCCAGTCCATAAAGATTGAGGTTTCGCACATCCGGTTTCTCGGTATCTCCAAATCCCCGTAAATCTGGAACGATTACATCAAAATGCTCTGCCAGGGGTAAGATGTTCTTCCGCCAGGTTAACCAGAATTCTGGCCAGCCATGCAGAAGCACAAGGGAGATCCCTGAACCGTGGCGAACATAGTGAATTTTAATGCCGTTTGCCTGAATATAATGGTGGTTCCAGGCGGATTCTCTCATGGTTAATCTCCTTTTTTTATTTATTGTTTTTTACTGTAAATATCATCCTCTTTACCCACTCCTTTCTTCAAGGATGAAGGATAGACCAAAGAGGGTCAAGGGAAAATTCAGGGAAAAGGAGGTTTTTCTTGGGATGGGTGGAGCTATTTGACCCCTTAATATTTCTCTTCTCCATACCGGCTTAGGGTTATGAAATACTTCAAATATAGTGATTTTTTATAATGACATGGCTAAGGTTCAGAAGTATTTTACAGAATAACAAAAATGGAAGAAGGTAGTAAGGATACTCAACCAAATACTAGATAGAAAGGACTCATATGTTTAGTAATGAAGAATTTGAAAACCAAATAAAACTATATCAGGAGTGGTGTGAAGAGCGTAACATTACAGAGGAAGAACAGGATATGATCTGGAACACGATGGCGATGATTTGCTTCAGGCATATTGTAAATAAACAAGGTGCATTTTACGAAGCTGTTAAGAACTTATTACCAGAAAATGAGGAAGATGACTTTGCTTCGCCCTAATCGCACTTCTGAGGTCTTGAAGGTTTTCGATCTGCATGGGAGCGGAACGTCATCCGAAAGGAAAAGTATCTGGATGACCGGCAGGCACCTGGGCTATGGCCTTACGGCATAATTCCTATAAGGGAAAAGAGCAAGTTTTAAGCCAGTTTCTGATACCCATTTACCTTTCATGAAATGGGGGCAGGTTTCAAACCTGCCCTCACATGGAAACTCTGGGATGGCTCATGGGTATGAGATAGCGAAGGGGTATGGAGGGAAGATTTTAGCCTTCCGAAGGTTTTCTCTGGAGTAAGGATATAAACAGGGGGAACAGCCAAACGAGGATGGTGAGAACTCCCAGGATGGCACTGATGGGGCGGGAGAAGAAGAGGGTTAAGTCCCATCCGGTTTTAATCATGCTGATCATAAAGTTTTGTTCGACTATCGGGCCCAGGACCAAACCGAGAACCACCGGTGCTACGGGGATTCCATTAGCCTCCAGGAAATATCCCACAAGTCCCATAACCAACATAACTCCCACATCAAACAGGCTATTATTAATGGCAAAAGAACCTACAATAGAGAACAACAAGATCAGGGGCATCAAAATATTTCGGGAAGCCCGGAGCATCTGGCTGCTGAATTTTATGGCCAGGTATCCAAAGGGGATCATGAGGAGGTTGGCCAGGATGAAAGTAATATAAACTGCGTAGATGATCTCCGGTTGCCTTTCAAAGATCGTGGGACCCGGGCGAAAACCCTTCATGAAGAGAACGCCGATGACGATGGCGGTGATAGAATCCCCTGGAATTCCAAAGACGAGGGCAGGGACCCAGGCTCCTGCCAGGCAGGAATTATTAGCGGTTCCCGCATCGATGATCGGTTCAATATGTCCTTTCCCGAACTTCTCCGGCTCTTTGGAGAACTTTTGGCTGACCGCATAGGCAATCCAGGCTGCAATATCCGCCCCGGCTCCAGGGAGAATCCCGATAAAAGTACCGATCAATCCAGAACGGATCGTGTTTATTTTATATTTCTTTAAAAGCGTCCCCATCCCTTTGAAAATACCTTTCACTTTAACTCTTACAATGGGATAGTCTATTTCCCCCTGAAGGACATTTCGAATGACTTCGGAAACTCCAAAGAGGCCGATCATGGCCGGAATGAAGTTGACTCCGTTGAGGAGTTCCACATTACCGAAGGTAAAACGGGGATAACCTAACGTGATATCTACTCCGACGGTGGAGAGAAAAAGGCCGAGAAGGAGAGCTATGGCCCCCTTTAACTGAGATCCTCGGGAAACCATGACGCTGGCGCTCAGTCCCAGAACACCTAACCAGAAGTACTCATAGGAGGTGAAGTTAAGGGCAAATTCGGCCAGGAGCGGGGCAGCGATCATGAGGATGAAAGCCCCTATTAATCCCCCAATGACGGAAAATACGACATCTGCCCCGAGAACCTGCTCCGCTTTCCCCTGTTTAGTAAGCTCATAGGAGTCGTCTGTATAAGCCGCTGAAGAAGGGGTTCCCGGCATACGAACCAGTGCCGCCGGAATATCCCCGGCAAAAATAGCCATCGCTTCCATAGTGACAATCGCTCCCAGGGCAGGAACTGGATCCATGAAGAAGGTGAAGGGAATCAGAAGCGCAGTAGCCATAGTGGCCGTAAGACCCGGCATCGCTCCGATGAACAGACCGTAAACAGCCGAAAGTATCATGACCATGAGAACATAAGGACTTGATAATAACAAAAGCGCTTGAAGAATATGGTCAAGCATAATTCACATCATTTAATGGTAAATTGCAAATCGTAAATGAGGGGTTACCCACCAACAATAGATCTTCAATATACAATTTGCAATTTTCGGTTGTGTCCTACCAGCCTAAAAGGCCCCATGGGAGAGGAACTCTGAGGATCTTGGCAAATAGTATGTAAACCCCAACTGTCGATAAAAGGGAAACAATGCTGCTTTTCCAGATCGGAACTTTTAACTTTATCATCAATAAAGTTAGAAGAAGGAATCCTGTAATGAGAAATCCCAGGATCTCAACGAAAAAAATGTAAAACGCAATGGCTGCAACCACACAAAGGGCATTGAGGAAACCTTGAGGAGAATAAGTTCTCTGCAACGGCAGGTCTTTGCCTTTATCTTG is drawn from Candidatus Limnocylindrales bacterium and contains these coding sequences:
- a CDS encoding CoA ester lyase, whose product is MNINEHPVRPRRSLLFVPGLRPDRFPKALDSGADMVCVDLEDAVALDRKAEARALTLPLFRNPTHSHVEQLVRINSLSTINGLKDIQAITESDTPPPALMIPKVKSAEEIQLLEELLSGPCKHIRFHVIIETNQGLKRVHEIAQASPRVDSLILGAVDMSADLRCSKTWEALLYTRSRMVHAAASAGIDLLDVPYLNLEDEAGLRQEATASASLGFTGKAAIHPKQLAIIHEAFSPSEALIARARKIIEAFNKNPEGLLVVEGELIELPVIRSMYRILAIAERISRKST
- a CDS encoding alpha/beta hydrolase, which codes for MRESAWNHHYIQANGIKIHYVRHGSGISLVLLHGWPEFWLTWRKNILPLAEHFDVIVPDLRGFGDTEKPDVRNLNLYGLEVLVEDLQGLADALGLDKFGIVSHDVGAYVAQAFARKYSNRLLGLFFFNCPYPGIGQRWADPDHLKEIWYQSFHQQPWAASLVGFSRQTCEIYFRHFLDHWAHKAGSFDEDFDAWIDNFMRPGNLQGGFNWYISAHKARTEIIRHGPPKLPKIETPTRVLWGVSDKVLKVEWADRLGDYFMNYRFDPAEEAGHFVHYEQPELANREIISFFSGLRT
- a CDS encoding tripartite tricarboxylate transporter permease is translated as MLDHILQALLLLSSPYVLMVMILSAVYGLFIGAMPGLTATMATALLIPFTFFMDPVPALGAIVTMEAMAIFAGDIPAALVRMPGTPSSAAYTDDSYELTKQGKAEQVLGADVVFSVIGGLIGAFILMIAAPLLAEFALNFTSYEYFWLGVLGLSASVMVSRGSQLKGAIALLLGLFLSTVGVDITLGYPRFTFGNVELLNGVNFIPAMIGLFGVSEVIRNVLQGEIDYPIVRVKVKGIFKGMGTLLKKYKINTIRSGLIGTFIGILPGAGADIAAWIAYAVSQKFSKEPEKFGKGHIEPIIDAGTANNSCLAGAWVPALVFGIPGDSITAIVIGVLFMKGFRPGPTIFERQPEIIYAVYITFILANLLMIPFGYLAIKFSSQMLRASRNILMPLILLFSIVGSFAINNSLFDVGVMLVMGLVGYFLEANGIPVAPVVLGLVLGPIVEQNFMISMIKTGWDLTLFFSRPISAILGVLTILVWLFPLFISLLQRKPSEG
- a CDS encoding tripartite tricarboxylate transporter TctB family protein encodes the protein MGANNNILIGIGTILWGGVVFFLIRDFPRLDDGHPGPALFPGILAGLFIAFGAFLLIQSLRARSRSGTDPLASSQDKGKDLPLQRTYSPQGFLNALCVVAAIAFYIFFVEILGFLITGFLLLTLLMIKLKVPIWKSSIVSLLSTVGVYILFAKILRVPLPWGLLGW